One Chromobacterium paludis genomic window carries:
- a CDS encoding ExeM/NucH family extracellular endonuclease: MNVSLNTPMGHRLLAASLALSALSAQAACGLAASHRLHQIQGNGLKSPMLNQTVVAQGVVSALVYGKDGPVGFYMQEEARNQDADPATSEGIYVYTGKLALPVLKAGDRVSARGKVLEYGRKGDALSETQLQPAAAADVQACGSQGELTTTALRLPLSGDPKQLEALAGMAVKFEQPLYVADSYNYGRYGELTLSSQPRQWVPTQLYRPGSAEAQALRAANLRDRVLLDDGKTWQNADAWLPAPEGLSAAHPLRVGDRLEGVMGVVSLSNGAYRIQPIEPPKVTAANPRAAAPARQAGQLRAASFNVLNFFNGDGLGGGFPTERGAKNREDFLRQKAKIVSAIRQLDADVLGLMELENDGFGPQSAVQELVHALNAGLAADKQYRFVDPGLPKIGTDAITTGMLYRPSRLKPDGAAQALTLGDPGKNRLSLAQTFAIDGKKLTLVVNHLKSKGSGCDKSLVGGVADVDTGDGQGNCNLTRVQAARDLLKWAKLRGAAANEGLLVLGDMNAYAKEDPIRAFEDGGLANQLARFRKGAYSYVYQGESGNLDHALADATLAAWVAGAGEWHINADEPTALEYGSEFKSAAQQQNYYAADAYRSSDHDPLYVDLQLAGTAGQGGKTMEPPADQASPASIAGADGVALALLGLAGLGAWRRRG; this comes from the coding sequence CTATGGGGCACCGTTTGCTGGCGGCATCGCTGGCGCTGAGTGCGCTGTCCGCCCAGGCGGCCTGTGGCTTGGCCGCCAGCCATCGCCTGCACCAGATTCAGGGCAACGGCCTCAAAAGCCCCATGCTCAATCAAACCGTGGTCGCGCAAGGCGTAGTCAGCGCCCTGGTCTACGGCAAGGACGGACCGGTTGGCTTTTACATGCAGGAAGAGGCGCGCAATCAGGACGCCGACCCCGCCACCTCTGAAGGCATTTACGTTTATACCGGCAAACTGGCCTTGCCGGTTCTGAAGGCCGGCGACCGCGTCAGCGCGCGCGGCAAGGTGCTGGAGTACGGCCGCAAAGGCGATGCCTTGAGCGAAACCCAGTTGCAGCCGGCCGCCGCCGCCGATGTGCAGGCCTGCGGCAGCCAGGGCGAATTGACGACGACCGCGCTGCGGCTACCTCTGAGCGGCGACCCCAAGCAGCTGGAGGCGTTGGCCGGCATGGCGGTCAAATTCGAGCAGCCGCTTTACGTGGCGGACAGTTACAACTATGGCCGCTACGGCGAGTTGACCCTATCCAGCCAGCCGCGGCAGTGGGTGCCAACCCAGCTTTACCGTCCAGGCAGCGCCGAGGCCCAGGCCTTGCGCGCGGCCAATCTGCGCGACCGCGTGTTGCTGGATGACGGCAAGACTTGGCAGAACGCCGATGCTTGGCTGCCGGCGCCCGAGGGACTGTCCGCCGCCCATCCGCTGCGCGTGGGCGACCGGCTGGAAGGGGTGATGGGCGTGGTCTCGCTCAGCAATGGCGCTTACCGCATCCAGCCTATCGAGCCGCCTAAAGTGACGGCGGCCAACCCGCGTGCCGCGGCGCCGGCGCGCCAGGCCGGGCAACTGCGAGCAGCCAGTTTCAATGTGCTCAATTTCTTCAACGGCGACGGTCTGGGCGGAGGCTTTCCGACCGAGCGCGGCGCCAAGAACCGCGAGGATTTCCTGCGGCAGAAGGCCAAGATCGTCAGCGCCATCCGCCAGTTGGACGCCGACGTGTTGGGCCTGATGGAGCTGGAGAACGATGGTTTCGGGCCGCAGTCCGCGGTTCAGGAGCTGGTCCATGCCTTGAACGCGGGCTTGGCCGCCGATAAGCAGTATCGCTTTGTCGATCCCGGCCTGCCCAAGATCGGCACGGACGCCATCACCACCGGCATGCTGTACCGCCCGTCACGGCTGAAACCGGATGGCGCGGCGCAGGCGCTGACGCTAGGCGATCCCGGCAAGAACCGGCTTAGTCTGGCGCAAACCTTCGCCATCGATGGCAAAAAACTGACCCTGGTGGTCAATCATCTGAAGTCCAAGGGCAGCGGCTGCGACAAGTCCCTGGTAGGCGGCGTGGCTGACGTCGATACGGGCGATGGCCAGGGCAATTGCAACCTGACCCGGGTGCAGGCGGCGCGGGACTTGCTCAAGTGGGCAAAGCTGCGCGGCGCTGCCGCCAATGAGGGCCTGCTGGTGCTGGGCGACATGAACGCCTACGCCAAGGAGGATCCGATCCGAGCCTTCGAAGACGGCGGACTGGCCAACCAGCTGGCCCGTTTCCGTAAGGGGGCCTATTCCTATGTCTACCAGGGCGAATCCGGCAATCTGGACCATGCCTTGGCCGACGCGACGCTGGCCGCGTGGGTGGCCGGCGCCGGCGAGTGGCATATCAATGCCGACGAGCCGACCGCGCTGGAATACGGCAGCGAGTTCAAATCGGCTGCCCAGCAACAGAACTATTATGCGGCCGATGCCTATCGCTCCTCCGATCACGATCCGCTGTATGTCGACTTGCAACTGGCGGGCACTGCCGGCCAGGGCGGCAAGACCATGGAGCCGCCTGCCGACCAGGCGTCTCCTGCATCCATCGCCGGCGCGGATGGCGTGGCCCTGGCCTTGTTGGGTCTGGCGGGACTGGGCGCCTGGCGTCGCCGCGGGTGA